In the genome of Marinomonas algicola, the window GATACGAATTCCCGCATGGCTAAAGGGAACGTCCTTGGATATATTCAGACGGATTAAGATCGGCGTAAGAGCCTCTATGCAGCGAGCGCTTTCCGCTAAACCGGCGTTATACGCTTTTGTACCCATTTTTTCGCACAGAGAAATAACGCGTTTTTTCGCTTCCAAGTCATTACCGCAAACTAAAATATCGCAGTTAATTGGACGTGATAGATCGTTTAAAGTGATGGCGGAAACATTGTGTAATGCTCCGACCACATTAATCGAATCCCCTAAAAGGAGTTGTGCCGACTCTGTCACAGAGCCCGCTGGTGGCATAGCAACGGCTTTAGGGTTTCCTGGCGCTAAAGGTACGACGATATCCACCAAGGTTTTCCCTTCTAAAAAGGGAGCAAGTGCCGTTAACGTCGCATCGTGTCCACTATAAGGAACCGATAGAATAACCAAGTCATCAGACGCCTTCGTTGCGTCTTCCATGCTCAAACCCGTAATGTCTGCATCATGGCCCTTTTCTTTTAAGGTTGCGACTAACTCTTGCGCGGCAATCTGCGCTTTTTCGGCATCACGTGATCCCAAAACAACGCTGACTCCGGCTTGCGCTAAACGCAATGCTAACCCTTTACCCTGCGGCCCTGTGCCACCAATAATAGATACTTTCATTTAAATAAATCCTCATTATGTGAACGAATAAGATCCCGACTGCTGCTGTCGGTTTTGGGCCAAGATAGACCACGAAATACAATTACCGGTGCTTTAGCGCTTTTCTCCATTAAG includes:
- the npdG gene encoding NADPH-dependent F420 reductase yields the protein MKVSIIGGTGPQGKGLALRLAQAGVSVVLGSRDAEKAQIAAQELVATLKEKGHDADITGLSMEDATKASDDLVILSVPYSGHDATLTALAPFLEGKTLVDIVVPLAPGNPKAVAMPPAGSVTESAQLLLGDSINVVGALHNVSAITLNDLSRPINCDILVCGNDLEAKKRVISLCEKMGTKAYNAGLAESARCIEALTPILIRLNISKDVPFSHAGIRICPPENAH